A part of Streptomyces sp. SLBN-31 genomic DNA contains:
- a CDS encoding ATP-binding protein: protein MIVWINGTHGVGKTTTSALVQRLLPESRVFDAEKVGETLMDIRPGLPETDNFQHWPPWRPLVVETAHRVLDYAGGTLVMPMTVLVEQYWREISTGLAGHAIPVRHFVLHADRETLRGRIEGDTVMGPSPFRLRYLEPYAEAARTWLHAEAEVVDTTHLTPEQAALRIAGAVRR from the coding sequence ATGATCGTGTGGATCAACGGCACGCACGGCGTGGGCAAGACGACGACGAGTGCCCTCGTGCAGCGGCTGCTGCCGGAGTCCCGGGTGTTCGATGCCGAGAAGGTCGGCGAGACGCTCATGGACATCAGGCCCGGGCTGCCCGAGACGGACAACTTCCAGCACTGGCCGCCGTGGCGGCCGCTCGTGGTCGAGACCGCCCACCGGGTGCTCGACTACGCCGGCGGCACCCTGGTGATGCCGATGACCGTCCTGGTCGAGCAGTACTGGCGCGAGATCAGCACCGGGCTCGCCGGACACGCCATCCCCGTACGGCACTTCGTCCTCCACGCCGACCGGGAGACGCTCCGCGGGCGCATCGAAGGCGACACGGTCATGGGCCCCTCCCCTTTCCGCCTCCGGTACCTGGAGCCCTACGCCGAGGCGGCCCGCACCTGGCTGCACGCCGAGGCCGAGGTCGTGGACACCACGCACCTCACACCCGAGCAGGCGGCCCTGCGGATCGCCGGGGCCGTCCGGAGGTGA
- a CDS encoding winged helix-turn-helix domain-containing protein — MSGDQGGEGGGGRSARVAAALRARMADGTYALGSKLPAQRELADEFGVSRDTVQRALGELQNEGWIASRQGSGSTVLKDQRIDSPTVGKWPDRKVTLGRLIGQAFQQSEVTLDVFTLTAESLDAHIRYQGELIQAGEIRPESVALRVLLPAESVELPYWRSQDPDEDRLLKRRYVGIMRRSTATLRSVMSQLKTSNLVPSVHFEVRRIQLAPTFKLYLVNNEEALHGFYEVVMRPIELEGGRHITTADVEGVAARLTHHVKDPHSQGAVFLESMQKWFNSAWDVLGIPEANLGEAL, encoded by the coding sequence GTGAGCGGCGATCAGGGCGGTGAGGGCGGCGGCGGCAGGTCCGCTCGCGTCGCCGCTGCTCTGCGGGCTCGTATGGCCGACGGGACCTACGCGCTGGGGTCCAAGCTTCCGGCGCAGCGGGAACTGGCCGATGAGTTCGGCGTCTCCAGAGACACTGTGCAGCGGGCGCTCGGTGAGCTGCAGAACGAGGGCTGGATCGCCTCACGTCAGGGCAGTGGCTCCACGGTCCTCAAGGACCAGCGGATCGACTCGCCGACGGTCGGCAAGTGGCCCGATCGCAAAGTCACGTTGGGGCGGCTCATCGGGCAGGCCTTTCAGCAGTCAGAGGTGACGCTGGACGTCTTCACGCTCACCGCGGAGTCCCTGGACGCGCACATCCGGTACCAGGGAGAGCTGATCCAGGCCGGTGAGATCAGGCCGGAGAGTGTGGCTCTGCGCGTCCTGTTGCCGGCCGAGTCCGTGGAGCTCCCGTACTGGCGGTCTCAGGACCCGGACGAGGACCGGCTCCTGAAGCGCCGGTACGTCGGCATCATGCGCCGGTCGACGGCGACACTGCGCAGCGTGATGAGCCAGTTGAAGACCTCGAACCTCGTGCCCTCGGTCCACTTCGAGGTCCGGCGGATCCAGCTCGCGCCGACCTTCAAGCTCTACCTGGTCAACAACGAGGAGGCGCTGCACGGCTTCTACGAGGTCGTCATGCGCCCCATAGAGCTTGAGGGTGGCCGGCATATCACGACGGCGGATGTGGAAGGCGTGGCCGCGCGGCTCACCCACCACGTGAAAGATCCGCATTCCCAGGGAGCGGTGTTCCTGGAGAGCATGCAGAAGTGGTTCAACTCCGCCTGGGACGTACTCGGCATTCCGGAGGCGAATTTGGGGGAAGCTCTCTGA
- a CDS encoding TetR/AcrR family transcriptional regulator codes for MTDMGLRERKKLRMYEVVSETAIRLFLEKGFDAVSVAEVAAAAGISKPTLFRYFPAKEDLVLHRIADHEAEAARVVAQGPTPVAALRRHFLDGLERDDPVTGLNDHPQVLAFHSLLYGTPSLVARVYAYQQRSEDALAQALGGGLEARLAAGQIVAVQRILALDNWRRIAAGERVEEVRPDAVAAAERAFEMLAAGLSQFA; via the coding sequence ATGACCGACATGGGCCTGCGTGAGCGCAAGAAGCTGCGGATGTACGAGGTGGTCTCCGAGACCGCCATCCGCCTCTTCCTCGAGAAGGGCTTCGATGCCGTCTCCGTCGCCGAGGTCGCCGCCGCCGCGGGGATCTCCAAGCCGACGCTGTTCCGGTACTTCCCGGCCAAGGAGGACCTGGTCCTGCACCGGATCGCCGACCACGAGGCGGAGGCCGCCCGAGTGGTGGCCCAGGGGCCGACCCCCGTCGCGGCGCTTCGGCGGCACTTTCTCGACGGGCTGGAGCGGGACGACCCCGTCACCGGGCTCAACGACCACCCCCAGGTGCTCGCCTTCCACTCCCTCCTCTACGGCACCCCCTCCCTCGTCGCCCGCGTGTACGCCTACCAGCAGCGTTCCGAGGACGCGCTCGCGCAGGCGCTCGGCGGTGGGCTGGAGGCGCGGCTGGCGGCGGGGCAGATCGTCGCCGTGCAGCGGATCCTCGCGCTGGACAACTGGCGGCGGATCGCCGCGGGGGAGCGGGTCGAGGAGGTGCGGCCGGACGCCGTCGCCGCCGCTGAGCGCGCGTTCGAGATGCTCGCCGCCGGGCTGTCCCAGTTCGCCTAG
- a CDS encoding helix-turn-helix domain-containing protein, whose translation MASLNVGNLGEYLREQRRNAQLSLRQLADAAGVSNPYLSQIERGLRKPSADVLQQVAKALRISAETLYVRAGILDAERDRDEVETRAVILADPTLDERQKQVLLQIYESFRKENGFGTDAAGDEDDAARTNAAVVEAVRSGDGTVDTEGDDTVVRRSRKAPETRAAGGRKNAARRTRTSDGSDAEPHDPQQPAG comes from the coding sequence ATGGCATCGCTCAACGTCGGCAATCTCGGTGAGTACCTGCGCGAGCAGCGGCGCAACGCGCAGCTGTCGCTCAGGCAGCTCGCCGACGCCGCCGGGGTGTCCAATCCGTACCTGAGCCAGATCGAGCGCGGGCTGCGCAAGCCGAGCGCGGACGTGCTGCAGCAGGTCGCCAAGGCCCTGCGGATCTCCGCCGAGACGCTGTACGTCCGCGCCGGCATCCTCGACGCCGAGCGGGACCGGGACGAGGTGGAGACGCGCGCCGTCATACTCGCCGATCCCACGCTCGACGAGCGGCAGAAGCAGGTGCTGCTGCAGATCTACGAGTCGTTCCGCAAGGAGAACGGCTTCGGGACGGACGCGGCCGGCGACGAGGACGACGCGGCCCGGACCAACGCCGCGGTCGTCGAGGCCGTCCGGTCCGGCGACGGCACGGTGGACACCGAGGGCGACGACACCGTCGTACGCCGCAGCCGGAAGGCACCCGAGACCCGCGCGGCCGGCGGACGCAAGAACGCCGCGCGCCGCACCCGCACGTCCGACGGCAGCGACGCCGAACCGCACGACCCGCAGCAGCCTGCCGGCTGA
- a CDS encoding GntR family transcriptional regulator, producing MVVTQENVAVNGSRRLSPQEIADILRERINDGDLKAGDRLPTQAELAEEFGVERGAVRQALRVLQDDGLLTNVSKGSPPRIATPAPVVGEPQPTMVGLAPRLTEAFAADHVRVDAACLTAETLMLALGEPLRSIHAGDIRPESIDVRILLPSREIALAFPVPVDGRGDDDPVHQRWLSQRNAQGQVLKHNLLALRSSHGIDVRVTFRALPFTPPIKLYLLNGTEALIAYYMITKREEEWDSETLQMYDTLGGKSLLFSFERRAGQRDAAFVEQSQKWFDALWETITTDLTLS from the coding sequence TTGGTCGTGACCCAGGAGAACGTGGCAGTGAACGGCAGCAGAAGGCTCTCCCCCCAGGAGATCGCCGACATCCTGCGGGAGCGGATCAACGACGGCGACCTCAAGGCCGGCGACCGCCTGCCCACTCAGGCCGAACTGGCCGAGGAGTTCGGGGTGGAACGCGGCGCCGTCCGCCAGGCCCTGCGCGTACTCCAGGACGACGGCCTGCTGACCAACGTCAGCAAGGGCAGCCCACCGCGGATCGCTACGCCGGCGCCGGTCGTGGGCGAACCGCAGCCGACGATGGTGGGACTGGCGCCACGGCTGACGGAGGCGTTCGCGGCCGACCACGTCCGCGTGGACGCCGCGTGCCTGACCGCGGAGACCTTGATGCTGGCCCTGGGCGAGCCCCTCCGCAGCATCCACGCGGGCGACATACGCCCCGAGTCGATCGACGTCCGCATCCTGCTGCCGTCCCGCGAGATCGCGCTGGCCTTCCCGGTCCCCGTCGACGGCCGCGGCGACGACGATCCGGTCCACCAGCGCTGGCTGTCCCAGCGCAACGCCCAGGGCCAGGTCCTCAAGCACAACCTGCTGGCCCTGCGCTCCTCGCACGGCATCGACGTGCGGGTCACCTTCCGCGCCCTGCCGTTCACCCCGCCCATCAAGCTCTACCTGCTCAACGGCACCGAGGCCCTCATCGCCTACTACATGATCACCAAGCGAGAGGAGGAGTGGGACAGCGAAACCCTGCAGATGTACGACACCCTGGGCGGCAAGTCCCTCCTCTTCTCCTTCGAACGGCGAGCCGGCCAGCGGGACGCGGCGTTCGTGGAGCAATCACAGAAGTGGTTCGACGCCCTCTGGGAAACCATCACCACGGACCTGACACTCTCCTAG
- a CDS encoding DUF2516 family protein: MQGFAGFLGLLYLAMVVLAVVALVMAALFRDDAYRAADKQNKGFWLIILGIAVAVNLLVPMLFLQLAGLVASIVFFVDVRPALKQVSGGGFGRRRGGGSSSDGPYGPYNGGR; encoded by the coding sequence ATGCAGGGCTTCGCAGGGTTCCTGGGGCTGCTCTATCTGGCCATGGTGGTCCTCGCCGTGGTGGCGCTGGTGATGGCCGCGCTCTTCCGCGACGACGCCTACCGGGCGGCCGACAAGCAGAACAAGGGCTTCTGGCTGATCATCCTCGGCATCGCGGTGGCGGTGAACCTCCTGGTGCCGATGCTCTTCCTGCAGCTCGCGGGCCTGGTGGCCTCGATCGTCTTCTTCGTGGACGTCCGCCCCGCCCTCAAGCAGGTCTCGGGCGGCGGATTCGGCCGCCGCCGCGGCGGCGGCAGCAGCAGTGACGGCCCCTACGGCCCGTACAACGGCGGCCGCTGA
- a CDS encoding RraA family protein: MTDASEFPFRSVPTTTLADLLGRRQVMDIGIRPLWGPVGRVAGPAFTVRCPPGDNLMLHAAIHRAAAGSVVVVESGDTDWALAGGNVCAVAQRRGIAGFVLDGLIRDLGEVREARFPVFARGVIPIPGAKAAATPLNEPVTCGGVRVAAGDIVVADEEGVVVVPAASGDEILTAARAKLAKEAAEPLEAWEAEHRARIDKILAEQGFEG; the protein is encoded by the coding sequence ATGACTGACGCCAGCGAATTCCCGTTCCGGTCCGTCCCCACCACCACCCTCGCCGACCTCCTCGGCCGCCGGCAGGTCATGGACATCGGTATCCGCCCGCTGTGGGGGCCCGTCGGGCGGGTGGCCGGCCCGGCCTTCACCGTGCGCTGCCCCCCGGGGGACAACCTCATGCTCCATGCGGCCATCCACCGGGCGGCAGCGGGTTCGGTCGTCGTCGTGGAGTCGGGGGACACCGACTGGGCGCTGGCGGGCGGCAACGTGTGCGCCGTCGCCCAGCGGCGCGGCATCGCGGGCTTCGTCCTGGACGGACTGATCCGTGACCTCGGCGAGGTCCGGGAGGCACGGTTCCCGGTCTTCGCCCGGGGCGTCATCCCGATCCCGGGCGCCAAGGCCGCCGCGACGCCGCTGAACGAGCCCGTGACCTGCGGGGGCGTACGCGTCGCGGCCGGTGACATCGTGGTGGCCGACGAGGAGGGCGTGGTCGTCGTCCCCGCCGCGAGCGGCGACGAGATCCTGACCGCCGCCCGCGCCAAGCTCGCCAAGGAGGCCGCCGAACCGTTGGAGGCGTGGGAGGCGGAGCACCGGGCCCGCATCGACAAGATCCTCGCGGAGCAGGGCTTCGAGGGCTGA
- a CDS encoding HAD family hydrolase — translation MDDATDDQDDPRGDLLALLGRAKAVLFDFDGPICALFAGRPRDPRTRSTTKDVADDIKHAAREEWGRARLAPDVEECVDSHHALLRLRLMYDAEPDDLSPVALKRAEDIVTRAEDAAVETAVRAWGVLTLVKVLSSDLGKRLAVVSNNAEDPIRRYLELPGVRLHSNFDGVFGRDPDDARLMKPDPDCVRRAIDKLSVKASECLLIGDKISDLDAARSAGTSFIGYTKKRARATQMKDRGAEVVVSSHHPVIRAARTLRELPPNSPPECRVRPRRS, via the coding sequence TTGGACGACGCGACCGACGACCAGGATGACCCGCGGGGTGACCTGCTGGCCCTTCTCGGTCGCGCGAAGGCGGTCCTCTTCGACTTCGACGGGCCGATCTGCGCTCTCTTCGCCGGCCGGCCCAGGGATCCCCGCACACGCTCGACGACGAAGGACGTGGCGGACGACATCAAGCACGCCGCGCGGGAGGAGTGGGGCCGTGCACGCCTCGCTCCGGACGTCGAGGAGTGCGTCGACTCGCACCACGCACTTCTGCGCCTCAGGCTCATGTACGACGCCGAGCCGGACGACCTGAGTCCGGTGGCCCTCAAGCGCGCCGAGGACATCGTGACGCGGGCGGAGGACGCGGCTGTCGAGACCGCCGTACGAGCGTGGGGCGTCCTCACGCTCGTGAAAGTACTGTCATCCGATCTCGGCAAGCGCCTGGCCGTCGTGAGCAACAACGCCGAGGACCCGATCAGGAGGTACCTCGAACTCCCCGGGGTGCGGCTCCACTCGAACTTCGACGGTGTTTTCGGCCGGGACCCGGACGACGCACGTCTCATGAAACCGGATCCGGACTGCGTACGGCGGGCCATCGACAAACTGTCCGTCAAGGCCTCCGAATGCCTCCTTATCGGCGACAAGATCTCGGACTTGGATGCCGCCCGGTCGGCCGGAACCTCATTCATCGGCTACACGAAGAAGAGGGCCCGGGCCACGCAGATGAAAGACCGGGGAGCGGAAGTCGTGGTTTCCTCGCACCACCCGGTCATTCGGGCTGCGCGAACACTCAGAGAGCTTCCCCCAAATTCGCCTCCGGAATGCCGAGTACGTCCCAGGCGGAGTTGA
- a CDS encoding winged helix-turn-helix domain-containing protein, whose product MVVDPKHASANGGTRSQRSQKSHQDVADELRARIRSGRLRAGQRMPTQAKLADEFGVERGVVRQALRILQSEHLLTNVSKGAPATVAPDPGLRSALTGPGAPPLPTMVALAPRIANAFAAPNVEIDALCLTSVSLTLAIGEPLRQIHAGRLKPAKLDVRVLLPSRDIELAFPTPVDPSVDGRLQRRWLAQRNAQGQVLKHNLLALRATHGIDVRVTFRALPFTPPVKLYLLNGVEALFAYYTLTRREEKIDHEHLEMYDAEGTQSMLFAFEQGAGLRDTTFVEQSHLWFNALWETISSELLLTS is encoded by the coding sequence TTGGTTGTGGACCCGAAACACGCCTCCGCCAATGGAGGGACGCGGTCACAGCGGTCACAGAAGTCACATCAGGATGTGGCCGACGAGTTGCGCGCCCGGATCAGGTCGGGCCGGCTCCGCGCGGGTCAACGCATGCCCACGCAGGCGAAACTGGCCGACGAGTTCGGCGTCGAGCGCGGTGTCGTACGCCAGGCGCTGCGGATCCTGCAGTCGGAGCACCTGCTGACCAACGTATCCAAGGGGGCGCCCGCGACGGTGGCTCCCGATCCGGGGCTGCGCAGCGCCCTGACCGGCCCCGGAGCTCCGCCGTTGCCCACGATGGTGGCCCTCGCTCCCCGGATAGCGAACGCCTTCGCGGCCCCGAACGTCGAGATCGACGCCCTCTGCCTGACCTCGGTCTCCCTCACCCTCGCCATCGGCGAACCACTGCGCCAGATCCACGCGGGGCGATTGAAACCAGCCAAGTTGGACGTCCGTGTGCTGCTGCCCAGCCGTGATATCGAACTGGCGTTTCCGACGCCGGTGGACCCTTCCGTCGACGGCCGGCTGCAGCGCCGCTGGCTGGCCCAGCGCAACGCCCAGGGCCAGGTCCTCAAGCACAACCTGCTGGCCCTGCGGGCCACACACGGCATCGACGTCCGGGTCACCTTCCGCGCGCTGCCCTTCACTCCGCCGGTGAAGCTGTACCTGCTCAACGGCGTGGAGGCCCTCTTCGCGTACTACACGCTGACGCGACGCGAGGAGAAGATCGACCACGAGCACCTGGAGATGTACGACGCCGAGGGCACCCAGTCGATGCTGTTCGCCTTCGAGCAGGGCGCCGGCCTGCGCGACACCACCTTCGTCGAGCAGTCGCACCTGTGGTTCAACGCACTGTGGGAGACGATCAGTTCGGAGCTGTTGCTCACGAGCTGA
- a CDS encoding phosphotransferase — MAGTQRMTSASLPDSPSRIAELSVDGSVVRDTFTGYHHVTRVLPYEGRIWVKCREPRAQILWFDRRCFTSEEELLLNLRELEIERVPDVVTIGRTHFQGFIEGRTLGVRHWWQSRRVPEVLTDQLLEIFRQLVQIRPDMLKAQRRCTADDRSDDYDTDGFLERLIVFMEDQVYAENLPLFEGLFSELGIGEESFTRLRKSVYGLERRPFSLLHADLHRENLIVDPQGHIWVIDWELAMVGDPLYDLATHLYLMKFPEPQERRMAQEWSRVVERARQGSSLGWEDDLPRILAFKKAQSVFTDVIRVSLQLDRRGDLNWFGLPFAATKLHRILLAAAEPLGLDTVPNHSRIARALVRWHRTKDLGKRPTADVPTPTS; from the coding sequence ATGGCCGGAACCCAGCGCATGACATCCGCCTCGCTCCCCGACAGTCCGTCGCGGATCGCCGAGTTGAGCGTCGACGGCAGTGTCGTCCGAGACACGTTCACGGGGTATCACCATGTGACGCGTGTCCTGCCCTACGAAGGCCGGATCTGGGTCAAATGCCGGGAGCCCCGCGCGCAGATCCTGTGGTTCGACCGCAGGTGCTTCACGTCGGAGGAGGAGCTGCTCCTGAACCTCAGGGAGCTGGAGATCGAGCGCGTGCCTGATGTCGTGACGATCGGCCGTACGCACTTTCAGGGGTTCATCGAGGGCCGGACTCTCGGCGTCCGGCACTGGTGGCAGAGCCGTCGCGTGCCCGAAGTCCTTACCGACCAGCTACTGGAGATCTTCCGCCAACTGGTGCAGATCCGGCCAGACATGCTCAAGGCGCAGCGGCGCTGCACGGCGGACGACCGATCCGATGACTACGACACCGACGGATTCCTGGAACGCCTGATCGTCTTCATGGAGGATCAGGTCTACGCAGAGAATCTGCCGCTGTTCGAGGGCTTGTTCAGTGAACTCGGAATCGGAGAGGAATCGTTCACCCGTTTGCGGAAGAGCGTATACGGTCTGGAGCGTCGGCCTTTCTCCCTGCTGCACGCGGACCTGCACCGTGAGAACCTCATCGTGGACCCCCAAGGTCACATCTGGGTCATCGACTGGGAATTGGCCATGGTGGGCGACCCGCTGTACGACCTGGCCACCCACCTCTATCTGATGAAGTTCCCGGAGCCGCAGGAAAGACGTATGGCTCAGGAGTGGAGCCGGGTCGTCGAGCGTGCGCGGCAAGGAAGTTCACTCGGCTGGGAGGACGACCTGCCGCGTATTCTCGCTTTCAAGAAGGCGCAGTCGGTCTTCACCGACGTCATTCGCGTCTCCCTGCAACTGGACCGGCGAGGCGACCTCAACTGGTTCGGCCTCCCCTTCGCCGCCACCAAACTGCACCGGATCCTCCTCGCGGCGGCCGAGCCCCTGGGACTGGACACCGTGCCGAACCACTCACGGATCGCGAGGGCCCTGGTTCGTTGGCACCGCACAAAGGACCTGGGCAAAAGACCCACGGCGGACGTCCCGACCCCCACATCCTGA
- a CDS encoding HAD domain-containing protein, with protein sequence MLLFLDIDGTLLPFGAAAPYPSYTSRFVPPAAAAAHPLLDRIDPGLGARLASLGCELVWATTWLDDANTCVAPWLGLPPLPVLDWPDADEPARLHWKTRPLTAWAAGRPFVWLDDELTAADRAWVAARHPAPALLHRVDHRCGVTDGDLATVREWLGGSAAPV encoded by the coding sequence ATGCTGCTCTTCCTCGACATCGACGGAACGCTGCTGCCCTTCGGAGCGGCGGCGCCCTACCCGTCGTACACCTCGCGCTTCGTTCCGCCCGCCGCCGCGGCGGCGCATCCGCTGCTGGACCGCATCGACCCCGGGCTCGGCGCCCGGCTGGCGTCGCTGGGGTGCGAGCTGGTGTGGGCCACGACCTGGCTGGACGACGCGAACACCTGCGTCGCACCCTGGCTCGGGCTGCCACCGCTGCCCGTGCTCGACTGGCCCGACGCCGACGAACCGGCACGGCTGCACTGGAAGACCCGGCCTCTGACCGCCTGGGCGGCCGGTCGGCCCTTCGTCTGGCTCGACGACGAACTCACCGCCGCCGACCGCGCCTGGGTGGCCGCCCGTCACCCGGCGCCGGCGCTGCTGCACCGGGTCGACCACCGGTGCGGAGTGACCGACGGCGACCTCGCCACGGTGCGGGAGTGGCTGGGCGGGTCCGCGGCGCCCGTGTGA
- a CDS encoding HAD family hydrolase encodes MTSDVTQTDRVTAETGNLRELITHARFVLFDFDGPICRLFAGHAAEDIAGSFVEWLEIRGLSGVLTDEERKYEDPQALLRVVDVRHPGSDLVTEMEERLTTEELKAASTAMPTPFADPLIRTWTAVGSRLAVTTNNSARMVHEYLDKRGLLSCFAPHIYGRTRDLGQLKPDPHCLNRALRAMGAAPSEALMIGDSPADVEAARQAGVPFLGYARNEVKSNALRTAGAETVVDSLWPLLEILRGGR; translated from the coding sequence GTGACTTCTGATGTGACGCAGACTGACCGGGTGACAGCAGAGACAGGGAACCTGCGCGAACTGATCACCCACGCCCGCTTCGTGCTCTTCGACTTCGACGGACCCATCTGCCGGCTGTTCGCGGGGCATGCGGCGGAGGACATCGCCGGGAGTTTCGTGGAGTGGCTGGAGATCCGGGGACTGTCCGGAGTGCTGACGGACGAGGAGCGAAAGTACGAGGATCCGCAGGCGCTGCTGCGTGTCGTGGACGTCCGGCACCCGGGCAGTGACCTGGTGACGGAGATGGAGGAACGTCTCACCACGGAGGAGCTCAAGGCCGCGTCGACCGCGATGCCCACTCCCTTCGCCGATCCGTTGATCCGCACCTGGACGGCGGTGGGTTCCCGCCTGGCCGTCACGACGAACAACTCGGCCCGAATGGTCCACGAGTACCTGGACAAGCGCGGTCTGCTCTCCTGTTTCGCGCCCCACATCTACGGCCGTACCCGCGACCTCGGTCAGCTCAAGCCCGACCCGCACTGCCTCAACCGTGCCCTGCGCGCCATGGGGGCGGCGCCGTCCGAGGCCCTGATGATCGGCGACTCACCCGCGGACGTAGAGGCCGCACGCCAGGCCGGCGTGCCGTTCCTCGGCTACGCGCGTAACGAGGTCAAGTCGAACGCCCTGAGGACCGCGGGCGCCGAGACGGTGGTCGACTCGCTGTGGCCCCTGCTGGAGATATTGAGGGGCGGCCGGTAG
- a CDS encoding nitroreductase/quinone reductase family protein: protein MPNDFNQQVIDEFRANKGRLTGYFAKARLLLLTTTGARTGTPHTTPVGYLPDGAGRVLVIASAGGSDRHPDWYHNLLAHPQVDVDSGVFRYRARAVVLDGEKREQAWARAVEADAGWAAYQRKTDRLIPVVALHEIARPGPPDINASSPGEAIRLVHDVFRRELALIREEMANGTGGGTLGAQLRVNCLTFCQGLHNHHAGEDTMMFPLLADHHPGTAPAFRRLREEHERIAVLVADLRRAVTDETTDPATARAEVERLTLELEAHLTYEEQELVPLLDAGN, encoded by the coding sequence ATGCCCAACGACTTCAACCAACAGGTCATCGACGAGTTCCGCGCCAACAAAGGCCGCCTGACCGGGTACTTCGCGAAAGCCCGGCTTTTGCTGCTGACCACCACCGGCGCCCGCACCGGCACCCCGCACACCACCCCCGTCGGCTACCTCCCCGACGGCGCCGGCCGGGTCCTGGTCATCGCCTCGGCGGGCGGCTCGGACCGGCACCCGGACTGGTACCACAACCTCCTCGCACACCCTCAGGTGGACGTCGACAGCGGCGTGTTCCGGTACCGGGCGCGCGCCGTCGTACTGGACGGCGAGAAGCGGGAGCAGGCCTGGGCGCGGGCGGTGGAGGCCGACGCGGGCTGGGCGGCGTACCAGCGCAAGACCGACCGGCTCATCCCCGTCGTCGCCCTCCACGAGATCGCCCGCCCCGGGCCCCCGGACATCAACGCCTCCTCCCCCGGCGAGGCGATCAGGCTCGTCCACGACGTCTTCCGCCGCGAACTCGCCCTGATCCGGGAGGAGATGGCGAACGGCACGGGCGGCGGCACCCTCGGCGCCCAGCTCCGCGTCAACTGCCTGACCTTCTGCCAGGGCCTGCACAACCATCACGCGGGCGAGGACACGATGATGTTCCCCCTGCTCGCCGACCACCATCCCGGGACCGCCCCGGCGTTCCGGCGGCTGCGCGAGGAGCACGAACGGATCGCCGTCCTCGTGGCGGACCTGCGCCGCGCCGTGACCGACGAGACCACGGACCCGGCGACCGCACGCGCCGAGGTCGAGCGCCTGACCCTGGAGCTGGAGGCCCATCTGACCTACGAGGAGCAGGAGTTGGTGCCTCTCCTCGACGCGGGCAACTGA
- a CDS encoding zinc-binding dehydrogenase, translating to MRAVRAKEFGGPEVLVPVELPEPMPGPGEVVIDVAYVDTIFVETQVRAGWGREYFAVAPPYVPGGGVSGTVIAAGEGVPDEWLGRRIASFVRDGYASRAVAAVDGATVVPEGVDLSTAAALVHDGVTATGLIELTGVGTGDRVLILGASGGMGTLLVQLAAARGARVVGAARGDEKLNLVRRLGAAQAVDVSDDRWTERAREALGGGADVVLDGVGGRLGAEAFALTLDGGRFSAHGAPTGGFAAVDAEEAKRRGISLLGIGDVQFGPVEATRLRAHALDEVSGGRLRPVIGEVFALERAADAHRAVEERRVLGKVLLKS from the coding sequence ATGCGAGCGGTGCGGGCGAAGGAGTTCGGTGGTCCCGAGGTCCTGGTACCGGTGGAGCTGCCGGAGCCGATGCCGGGTCCCGGAGAGGTGGTGATCGACGTCGCGTACGTCGACACGATCTTCGTCGAGACGCAGGTGCGGGCGGGGTGGGGGCGGGAGTACTTCGCGGTGGCACCGCCGTACGTCCCCGGGGGTGGCGTGTCGGGAACCGTGATCGCGGCGGGTGAGGGCGTCCCGGACGAGTGGCTGGGGCGCCGGATCGCGTCCTTCGTGCGGGACGGCTACGCCTCGCGGGCGGTGGCCGCGGTGGACGGGGCGACGGTCGTGCCGGAGGGAGTGGATCTGTCGACCGCGGCCGCGCTGGTGCACGACGGGGTGACGGCGACGGGCCTGATCGAGCTGACGGGCGTCGGGACCGGGGACCGGGTGCTGATCCTCGGGGCGTCCGGAGGCATGGGGACGCTCCTGGTCCAGCTGGCCGCGGCGCGAGGCGCCCGGGTGGTCGGGGCGGCTCGGGGGGACGAGAAGCTGAACCTGGTACGGCGGTTGGGAGCGGCGCAAGCTGTGGACGTCTCGGACGACAGGTGGACGGAGAGGGCCCGTGAGGCGCTGGGCGGGGGCGCGGACGTGGTGTTGGACGGGGTGGGCGGACGCCTGGGCGCGGAGGCCTTCGCGTTGACCCTGGACGGCGGCCGGTTCTCCGCGCACGGGGCCCCGACGGGCGGCTTCGCCGCTGTGGACGCCGAGGAGGCGAAGCGACGGGGGATCAGTCTGCTCGGCATCGGGGACGTGCAGTTCGGGCCCGTGGAGGCGACGCGTCTGAGGGCGCACGCGCTCGACGAGGTGTCGGGCGGCCGGCTGCGACCCGTCATCGGGGAGGTGTTCGCACTGGAGCGGGCGGCGGACGCCCATCGGGCCGTGGAGGAGCGAAGGGTCCTGGGCAAGGTGCTGCTGAAGAGCTGA